The Rhodobacter sp. CZR27 genome includes a window with the following:
- a CDS encoding beta-ketoacyl-ACP synthase III: protein MTIRAVVRGVGHYLPDRVVPNSELETKVDTSDEWIRTRSGIERRHFAAEGQTTSDLAIRAARAALEDAGFEPDDIDAVIVATSTADLTFPSAATMVQAGLGMTRGFAFDVQAVCAGFVYALANADALIRAGQAQRVLVIGAEIFSRLMDWTDRSTCVLFGDGAGAVVLEAAEGTGAPSDRGILSTDLHSDGRFRDLLYVDGGASTGTTGHLRMQGREVFRHAVEKLAETAHAALDKAGLTSSDVDWIVPHQANLRIITATAQRMQVPMERVVLTVQDHGNTSAASIPLALSVGKSRGQIKTGDLVVTEAIGGGLAWGSVVLRW from the coding sequence ATGACAATACGCGCCGTGGTGCGGGGCGTCGGGCACTACCTGCCCGACCGCGTGGTCCCGAACTCCGAACTCGAGACGAAGGTCGACACCTCCGACGAGTGGATCCGCACCCGCTCCGGCATCGAGAGACGCCATTTTGCAGCCGAGGGCCAGACCACCTCGGACCTCGCCATTCGCGCTGCGCGGGCGGCCCTCGAGGATGCCGGGTTCGAGCCGGACGACATCGATGCGGTGATCGTCGCCACCTCCACGGCCGACCTGACCTTCCCCTCCGCCGCGACCATGGTTCAGGCGGGTCTCGGCATGACCCGCGGCTTTGCCTTCGACGTGCAGGCGGTCTGTGCGGGCTTCGTCTATGCCCTTGCCAATGCCGATGCGCTGATCCGTGCCGGTCAGGCCCAGCGGGTGCTGGTGATCGGCGCCGAGATCTTCAGCCGCCTGATGGACTGGACCGACCGCTCGACCTGCGTCCTCTTCGGCGACGGCGCGGGCGCCGTGGTGCTGGAGGCCGCCGAGGGCACGGGCGCGCCGTCCGATCGTGGCATCCTTTCGACCGATCTTCATTCCGACGGTCGCTTCCGCGACCTCCTGTATGTCGATGGCGGCGCCTCGACCGGAACCACCGGCCACCTGCGGATGCAGGGGCGCGAGGTCTTCCGCCATGCCGTCGAGAAGCTCGCCGAAACCGCCCATGCCGCGCTGGACAAGGCCGGCCTGACCTCGTCCGACGTGGACTGGATCGTGCCGCACCAGGCCAACCTGCGCATCATCACGGCCACCGCACAGCGGATGCAGGTGCCGATGGAGCGGGTCGTGCTGACGGTGCAGGACCACGGCAACACCTCGGCCGCCTCGATCCCGCTGGCGCTTTCGGTCGGAAAGAGCCGCGGGCAGATCAAGACGGGCGATCTGGTCGTCACCGAGGCGATCGGCGGCGGGCTCGCCTGGGGCTCGGTGGTGCTGCGCTGGTAA
- the rpmF gene encoding 50S ribosomal protein L32 — MAVPQNRVTRSRRNMRRSHDALVAANPAECPNCGELKRPHHVCGACGHYDSREVVATSAETDLDEDAA, encoded by the coding sequence ATGGCTGTCCCTCAGAACCGAGTCACCCGCTCCCGCCGCAACATGCGTCGCTCGCATGACGCTCTCGTCGCCGCCAACCCGGCCGAATGCCCGAACTGCGGCGAGCTGAAGCGCCCGCACCACGTTTGCGGCGCCTGCGGCCACTACGATTCGCGCGAGGTCGTGGCGACCTCGGCCGAGACCGACCTGGACGAGGACGCGGCGTAA
- a CDS encoding GNAT family N-acetyltransferase: protein MLALSKGRYVARLAAGAEDVRRAQALRWLAFRGGHAEEGAGLDADDFDRICTHVLVEDAASGELVCCFRFLPLTHGGEIGRSYSAQFYELSALESFDGPMVEMGRFCIHPDRRDPDILRVAWGAMTRHVDEAGVEMLFGCSSFHGTEAEAYHDAFAMLKDRHLAPKRWLPRVKAPNVFRFAQKLALRKPDAKRALLLMPPLLRTYLMMGGWVSDHAVVDRDLNTLHVFTGLEIRAIPPARARALRAVAG from the coding sequence ATGCTCGCGCTCAGCAAGGGCCGCTATGTCGCGCGCCTGGCTGCCGGCGCCGAGGATGTCCGCCGCGCCCAGGCGCTGCGCTGGCTGGCCTTCCGCGGCGGTCATGCGGAGGAGGGGGCGGGTCTCGATGCCGATGACTTCGACCGGATCTGCACCCATGTGCTGGTGGAGGATGCGGCCTCGGGCGAGCTGGTCTGCTGCTTCCGGTTCCTGCCCCTGACCCACGGCGGCGAGATCGGCCGCAGCTATTCGGCGCAGTTTTACGAGCTGTCGGCGCTGGAAAGCTTCGACGGTCCGATGGTCGAGATGGGGCGGTTCTGCATCCATCCCGACCGGCGCGATCCCGACATCCTGCGCGTCGCCTGGGGGGCGATGACGCGGCATGTGGACGAGGCCGGGGTGGAGATGCTGTTCGGCTGCTCGTCCTTCCACGGCACCGAGGCCGAGGCCTATCACGACGCCTTCGCCATGCTGAAGGATCGTCACCTTGCCCCCAAGCGCTGGCTGCCGCGGGTCAAGGCGCCCAACGTCTTCCGCTTCGCGCAGAAGCTCGCGCTGCGCAAGCCCGATGCCAAGCGCGCGCTGCTGCTGATGCCGCCCTTGCTGCGGACCTACCTGATGATGGGGGGATGGGTGTCGGATCACGCCGTGGTTGACCGCGACCTGAACACGCTCCACGTCTTTACCGGGCTCGAGATCCGGGCGATTCCGCCGGCCCGCGCCCGCGCCCTGCGCGCGGTCGCGGGCTAG
- a CDS encoding MerR family transcriptional regulator has product MEKSAEAFRTISEVAEILDTPAHVLRFWESRFPQIRPVKRAGGRRYYRPADVALLAGIRRLLHDEGMTIRGVQKILREQGVRHVAGLGGHDPGPAPVEEAEAAEAQAGFAFEETEEPRGEVVPFAREAPRVPSLRAEALPRPPSPVGDRQPAGTAVAGPAATATADAPGRIAGAEDAPPAPPEPVVSAARADRGVESPAAEIEPAAEAVLPPVRQEPASDGEVPVWSPPAPLVPREATGATAGRGPERGALPPAPEPVEPGAMAASSGAAEHTPPAPEAESDPEGAISWRPALLRALPPRALAHRREEVARLRARLLDLQQRLRAEGEEPRG; this is encoded by the coding sequence ATGGAGAAATCGGCCGAGGCCTTCCGCACGATCAGCGAAGTCGCCGAGATTCTGGATACGCCGGCGCATGTCCTGCGCTTCTGGGAAAGCCGGTTTCCGCAGATCCGGCCGGTGAAGCGCGCCGGCGGGCGGCGCTATTACCGCCCGGCCGACGTGGCGCTGCTCGCCGGCATCCGGCGCCTGCTGCACGACGAGGGCATGACGATTCGCGGCGTGCAGAAGATCCTGCGCGAGCAGGGCGTGCGTCATGTGGCCGGGCTGGGCGGACACGATCCGGGACCGGCACCGGTCGAGGAGGCCGAGGCCGCCGAAGCGCAGGCCGGGTTCGCCTTCGAAGAGACTGAGGAACCGCGGGGCGAGGTCGTGCCCTTCGCGCGCGAGGCCCCGCGCGTGCCGTCGCTTCGTGCCGAGGCCCTGCCCCGGCCGCCCTCCCCTGTCGGCGACCGCCAGCCCGCAGGCACCGCGGTCGCCGGCCCAGCGGCGACCGCGACCGCAGACGCTCCTGGTCGGATCGCCGGGGCGGAGGATGCCCCGCCTGCACCCCCCGAGCCCGTTGTGTCGGCCGCCCGGGCCGATCGCGGCGTCGAGTCGCCAGCCGCAGAAATCGAACCCGCGGCGGAGGCGGTCCTTCCGCCGGTCCGGCAGGAGCCTGCGAGTGACGGGGAGGTTCCGGTATGGTCTCCTCCGGCGCCCCTCGTTCCGCGCGAGGCGACCGGCGCGACCGCGGGCCGCGGCCCCGAGCGTGGCGCGCTGCCGCCAGCGCCCGAGCCCGTGGAGCCGGGCGCGATGGCCGCGTCTTCCGGAGCGGCAGAACACACCCCGCCCGCGCCCGAGGCCGAATCGGACCCGGAAGGCGCGATCTCGTGGCGGCCTGCCCTGCTGCGTGCCCTTCCGCCGCGTGCGCTGGCGCATCGGCGCGAGGAGGTGGCCCGGCTTCGGGCGCGTCTTCTCGATCTGCAGCAGCGGTTGCGGGCCGAGGGCGAGGAGCCGCGCGGGTGA
- a CDS encoding DUF177 domain-containing protein has product MSEPVNASNADLPLTVPFRVATLSAHRPTSFSVEPDAETQALVAALLGISAVRGMAFRGEIRPLGKRDFELEGRLAATVVQPCSITLTPVTTRIEETVTRRYLADYAMPEGEEVEVPEDDSEPLPEVIDAGAVAVEALALALPLYPRAAGAELTEAAFGPPGAAPLGDADVKPFAGLADLRRRMGGDPHGGDDPQGDA; this is encoded by the coding sequence ATGTCGGAACCCGTGAACGCCTCGAACGCCGACCTTCCCCTTACCGTTCCCTTTCGCGTCGCCACCCTTTCGGCGCATCGGCCGACGTCCTTCTCGGTCGAGCCGGATGCCGAGACGCAGGCCCTGGTGGCCGCGCTTCTCGGCATCAGCGCGGTTCGGGGCATGGCCTTCCGCGGCGAGATCCGCCCGCTCGGCAAGCGCGACTTCGAACTGGAGGGCCGCCTTGCGGCGACCGTCGTGCAGCCCTGTTCGATCACGCTGACCCCGGTGACGACCCGCATCGAGGAGACGGTGACGCGGCGCTACCTCGCGGATTATGCGATGCCCGAGGGCGAGGAGGTCGAGGTTCCCGAGGACGACAGCGAACCGCTGCCCGAGGTCATCGACGCGGGCGCCGTCGCGGTCGAGGCGCTGGCGCTTGCCCTGCCGCTCTATCCCCGCGCCGCCGGGGCGGAACTGACCGAGGCCGCCTTCGGCCCGCCCGGCGCAGCGCCGCTCGGGGATGCCGACGTGAAGCCCTTCGCCGGCCTCGCCGACCTGCGGCGCCGGATGGGGGGCGACCCGCACGGCGGCGACGACCCGCAGGGCGACGCCTGA
- the msrB gene encoding peptide-methionine (R)-S-oxide reductase MsrB, whose amino-acid sequence MTDSGEKLVKTDAEWRAQLSDLTYKVTRKHGTERAGTHDDFPKVPGVFHCVCCGAPLFDQAQKYESGTGWPSFWAPIEPEAVETSTDRSFFMRRTEVHCARCEAHLGHVFPDGPQPTGLRYCMNGVAMTFQPKD is encoded by the coding sequence ATGACGGACAGCGGGGAAAAGCTGGTGAAGACGGATGCGGAATGGAGGGCACAGCTGTCCGATCTGACCTACAAGGTCACCCGCAAGCACGGGACCGAGCGGGCCGGAACGCATGACGACTTTCCGAAGGTGCCGGGGGTCTTCCACTGCGTCTGCTGCGGCGCGCCGCTGTTCGACCAGGCGCAGAAATACGAAAGCGGCACCGGCTGGCCCAGCTTCTGGGCGCCCATCGAACCCGAGGCGGTGGAGACGAGCACGGACCGCAGCTTCTTCATGCGCCGGACCGAGGTGCATTGCGCGCGGTGCGAGGCGCATCTGGGCCATGTCTTTCCCGACGGGCCCCAGCCTACGGGCCTGCGCTACTGCATGAACGGCGTGGCGATGACCTTCCAGCCCAAGGACTGA
- the ihfA gene encoding integration host factor subunit alpha: protein MGDNTLTRMDLSEAVFREVGLSRNESAQLVESVLQHVSDALASGETVKISSFGTFTVRDKSARIGRNPKTGDEVPISPRRVLTFRPSHLMKERVAAGGKR from the coding sequence ATGGGCGACAATACCTTGACTCGCATGGACTTGAGCGAAGCCGTGTTCCGCGAGGTCGGCCTGTCGCGCAACGAATCCGCCCAGCTGGTGGAATCGGTGCTTCAGCACGTCTCGGACGCGCTGGCCTCGGGCGAGACGGTGAAGATCTCTTCCTTCGGCACCTTCACGGTGCGCGACAAGTCGGCCCGGATCGGCCGGAACCCGAAGACCGGGGACGAGGTGCCGATCTCGCCGCGTCGCGTCCTGACCTTCCGTCCCTCGCATCTGATGAAGGAGCGTGTCGCCGCCGGCGGCAAGCGCTGA
- a CDS encoding outer membrane protein assembly factor BamE, whose product MAREVRLGSAGLGWRRAALALSLSVAVAACQPIYRNHGYIPTDTDLEQVQVGRDTRETVAETVGRPSASGLLNDTGWYYVQSRYRHYGARQPQEVDREVLAISFTEAGVVQNVERFGLEQGRIVPLSRRVTESNIQGTSFLRQLFGNIGRLRAEDVIE is encoded by the coding sequence ATGGCGCGGGAAGTCAGGTTGGGATCGGCAGGACTCGGATGGCGCAGGGCGGCGCTGGCCCTGTCGCTTTCCGTGGCGGTCGCCGCCTGCCAGCCGATCTACCGCAACCACGGCTACATCCCCACCGACACCGATCTGGAACAGGTGCAGGTCGGCCGCGACACGCGCGAGACTGTGGCCGAGACGGTCGGGCGCCCCTCGGCCTCGGGCCTGCTGAACGATACCGGCTGGTATTACGTCCAGAGCCGCTACCGCCACTACGGCGCCCGCCAGCCGCAGGAGGTCGATCGCGAAGTGTTGGCGATCAGCTTCACCGAGGCGGGCGTGGTGCAGAACGTCGAACGCTTCGGGCTGGAACAGGGGCGGATCGTCCCGCTGTCGCGCCGTGTGACGGAATCGAACATCCAGGGCACCAGCTTCCTGCGCCAGCTGTTCGGCAACATCGGCCGCCTGCGCGCCGAGGACGTCATCGAGTGA
- the plsX gene encoding phosphate acyltransferase PlsX, with protein sequence MARDTALPATGAGRIVISVDAMGGDRGPAAVVAGIVQSAAANPGAHFIVHGDEAQIGPMIARRKDLASRCEIRHAPRVVTMNDKPSQVMRNGEGTSMWSCIESVRAGEATVAVSCGNTGALMAVSMIRLRKLPGVNRPAIACLWPSRNAGGFNVMLDVGADIKADAEDLLQYAMMGASYARNGLSLERPRVGLLNVGTEEHKGRAELKAAQELIAANAEAGSYDFVGFIEGGDIPGKRCDVIVTDGFTGNVALKTGEGTAKLISDFLREAFGANILSKMAAVLALGSLKRLQKRIDPRRVNGGVFLGLNGTVVKSHGSADATGVAAAIGLAVRLARSGFHERLAARLASAGRAGQDAPQDEVATPGRSEKR encoded by the coding sequence ATGGCAAGGGACACCGCACTGCCGGCGACGGGCGCAGGGCGAATCGTCATTTCCGTCGATGCGATGGGCGGCGACCGCGGTCCGGCCGCAGTCGTGGCCGGCATCGTGCAGTCGGCTGCAGCCAATCCGGGCGCCCATTTCATCGTCCACGGGGACGAGGCCCAGATCGGGCCGATGATCGCCAGGCGCAAGGACCTCGCCAGCCGTTGCGAGATCCGCCACGCGCCGCGCGTCGTCACCATGAACGACAAGCCGAGCCAGGTCATGCGCAACGGCGAGGGCACCTCGATGTGGTCCTGCATCGAGAGCGTCCGCGCGGGCGAGGCGACCGTGGCCGTCTCCTGCGGCAACACCGGCGCGCTGATGGCCGTGTCGATGATCCGCCTGCGCAAGTTGCCGGGCGTCAACCGGCCGGCCATCGCCTGCCTCTGGCCCTCGCGCAATGCCGGCGGGTTCAACGTGATGCTGGACGTGGGCGCCGACATCAAGGCCGACGCCGAGGATCTGCTGCAATACGCGATGATGGGCGCCTCGTATGCGCGCAACGGCCTCAGCCTCGAACGGCCCCGCGTCGGCCTGCTGAACGTCGGCACCGAGGAGCACAAGGGCCGCGCGGAACTCAAGGCCGCGCAGGAACTGATCGCCGCGAATGCGGAGGCCGGGTCCTATGACTTCGTGGGCTTCATCGAGGGCGGCGACATCCCCGGCAAGCGGTGCGATGTGATCGTGACCGACGGCTTCACCGGCAACGTGGCGCTGAAGACTGGCGAAGGCACGGCCAAGCTGATCTCGGACTTCCTGAGGGAAGCCTTCGGCGCCAACATCCTGTCGAAGATGGCCGCGGTGCTGGCGCTCGGCTCGCTCAAGCGGTTGCAGAAGCGGATCGATCCGCGTCGCGTGAACGGCGGCGTGTTCCTCGGTCTGAACGGCACGGTGGTGAAGTCGCACGGCTCGGCCGATGCGACCGGGGTTGCCGCGGCCATCGGCCTTGCGGTGCGCCTCGCCCGATCGGGCTTCCACGAGCGGCTGGCGGCGCGGCTTGCATCCGCCGGACGCGCGGGGCAGGATGCCCCGCAGGACGAGGTGGCCACCCCGGGCAGATCTGAGAAACGGTAG